In a single window of the Helicoverpa zea isolate HzStark_Cry1AcR chromosome 9, ilHelZeax1.1, whole genome shotgun sequence genome:
- the LOC124633186 gene encoding uncharacterized protein LOC124633186, whose amino-acid sequence MTFGRIANLNWNTCIGSNGSNIFRTMTENRKRSREDDSCEFMPLSKRINNLHINNNLNTTGSQTQDSSHSQINGINTENGISSPSSSSGSERRPSYDPGMNSSQSSYYYDNKLLFELHLERMQRCGQQFPF is encoded by the exons ATGACTTTTGGACGAATCGCCAATTTGAATTGGAATACTTGCATTGGAAGTAATGGGAGTAACATATTTCGTACCATGACAGAGAATAG AAAAAGGTCCCGGGAGGACGATTCTTGTGAATTTATGCCATTATCTAAGAGAATTAATAATTTGCACATCAATAACAACCTTAACACGACTGGTTCGCAAACGCAAGATTCTAGTCACAGTCAAATTAATGGAATAAATACAGAAAACGGAATCTCATCGCCAAGTTCTTCGTCAGGATCAGAACGCAGACCTAGCTATGACCCTGGAATGAATTCCTCGCAGAGTAGTTATTATTATGACAATAAGTTGTTATTTGAACTTCATTTAGAGAGAATGCAGCGTTGTGGACAACAAtttccattttaa
- the LOC124633182 gene encoding zinc finger protein 853-like isoform X1 produces MAIADRHHISEEEADMNFATFSAVGAAGTHFVTTGGQLPVAKLQQNVANNGTGMQQVCVAMGEGGVQYMRALEGGALQAAPQLISVPIALPGAKPGDPQPTVQIQVLNPNILQAQQQPKYQMQIPIQGFQQGGAVLTVAYSPETNETGSIQLVGQGTLGDGLQVLAALPPEMQLVQPSQTQDNKDHIQQNMHQVYITPNNQIIINAPESKPLNNNTTSDNNNSGPMDIIIKEECDETTNDDESSQGTEGGDTWQMCPQQDLVKYLNTLPPQQAQALPVSLQQFLRLNPAEAKKSDPVVEIEVDMDSQVKSEEPVAEAVLSEDGTIRILGKKKKKYKKKPPKPARPKPGQVVIATALDGSPIFCCPECQMAYPEKEQLEIHLIAHKIERRFICGICGAGLKRKEHLERHKLGHNPERPYVCGVCRKGFKRREHLNLHTVIHSGVKTEMCTECGKGFYRKDHLRKHTRSHESKRARDEAAADAPAVTSNAANTTNSIMPEITIHIPTSSNSQMPVQINIPQHVVSSLAASQQQQQQQQQQQQQQQQQQQQHAENTLDALLAQHS; encoded by the exons TGAGGAGGAGGCCGACATGAATTTTGCCACATTCTCAGCGGTGGGGGCTGCTGGTACACATTTTGTGACCACCGGTGGCCAACTGCCAGTGGCCAAATTACAACAGAATGTCGCCAACAATGGAACTGGTATGCAACAG GTGTGCGTGGCGATGGGCGAGGGCGGCGTGCAGTACATGCGCGCGCTGGAGGGCGGCGCGCTGCAGGCCGCGCCGCAGCTCATCTCCGTGCCCATCGCGCTGCCCGGCGCCAAGCCTG GTGACCCACAACCGACGGTGCAGATCCAAGTGCTCAACCCCAATATACTGCAAGCGCAGCAGCAACCCAAGTACCAGATGCAAATACCCATACAGGGATTCCAACAAG GTGGTGCGGTGTTGACAGTCGCTTACTCTCCAGAGACGAACGAAACTGGGAGCATACAGCTAGTCGGACAGGGCACTTTGGGAGACG GTCTGCAAGTATTGGCGGCGTTACCACCGGAGATGCAGCTGGTACAACCCTCGCAGACACAAGACAACAAGGACCATATACAACAGAATATGCATCAG GTGTACATAACGCCGAACAACCAGATAATAATCAACGCGCCTGAGAGCAAGCCGTTGAACAACAACACGACATCTGACAACAATAACTCGGGACCCATGGATATTATCATTAAAGAGGAGTGTGATGAGACCACTAATGACGAT GAGAGCTCGCAGGGCACGGAGGGCGGCGACACGTGGCAGATGTGTCCGCAGCAGGACCTCGTCAAGTACCTCAACACCTTGCCGCCACAG CAAGCACAAGCGCTCCCGGTATCTCTGCAGCAGTTCCTGCGACTGAACCCCGCGGAAGCCAAGAAGTCTGACCCCGTGGTGGAGATAGAAGTCGACATGGACTCGCAGGTCAAGTCCGAAGAACCGGTCGCCGAGGCTGTGCTCAGCGAAG ACGGAACCATAAGAATACTaggcaagaagaagaagaaatacaAGAAGAAGCCGCCGAAGCCAGCTCGGCCGAAGCCAGGACAGGTGGTCATAGCCACCGCGCTGGACGGCTCGCCCATCTTCTGCTGCCCCGAGTGTCAGATGGCCTACCCGGAGAAGGAGCAACTCGAAATACATTTGATTGCCCACAAGATTGAGAGGCGGTTTATATGTGGGATTTGTGGAGCTGG CCTAAAGCGCAAGGAGCACTTGGAGCGGCACAAGCTGGGCCACAACCCCGAGCGGCCCTACGTGTGCGGGGTCTGTCGCAAGGGCTTCAAGCGCCGCGAGCACCTCAACCTGCACACCGTCATACACTCCGGCGTCAAGACAGAGATGTGCACCGAGTGCGGGAAAG GTTTCTACCGCAAGGACCACCTGCGCAAGCACACCCGCTCTCACGAGAGCAAGCGCGCGCGGGACGAGGCCGCCGCCGACGCGCCCGCCGTCACGTCCAATGCAGCGAACACTACCAACAGTATCATGCCCGAGATTACTATACAT ATACCAACAAGTTCGAACTCCCAAATGCCAGTCCAAATCAACATCCCGCAACACGTGGTATCATCCTTAGCCGCCAGCCAAcaacagcaacaacaacaacaacaacaacaacaacaacagcagcaACAACAGCAACAACACGCAGAGAACACCCTGGACGCGTTGTTGGCGCAGCACTCGTGA
- the LOC124633182 gene encoding zinc finger protein 853-like isoform X2 — protein MNFATFSAVGAAGTHFVTTGGQLPVAKLQQNVANNGTGMQQVCVAMGEGGVQYMRALEGGALQAAPQLISVPIALPGAKPGDPQPTVQIQVLNPNILQAQQQPKYQMQIPIQGFQQGGAVLTVAYSPETNETGSIQLVGQGTLGDGLQVLAALPPEMQLVQPSQTQDNKDHIQQNMHQVYITPNNQIIINAPESKPLNNNTTSDNNNSGPMDIIIKEECDETTNDDESSQGTEGGDTWQMCPQQDLVKYLNTLPPQQAQALPVSLQQFLRLNPAEAKKSDPVVEIEVDMDSQVKSEEPVAEAVLSEDGTIRILGKKKKKYKKKPPKPARPKPGQVVIATALDGSPIFCCPECQMAYPEKEQLEIHLIAHKIERRFICGICGAGLKRKEHLERHKLGHNPERPYVCGVCRKGFKRREHLNLHTVIHSGVKTEMCTECGKGFYRKDHLRKHTRSHESKRARDEAAADAPAVTSNAANTTNSIMPEITIHIPTSSNSQMPVQINIPQHVVSSLAASQQQQQQQQQQQQQQQQQQQQHAENTLDALLAQHS, from the exons ATGAATTTTGCCACATTCTCAGCGGTGGGGGCTGCTGGTACACATTTTGTGACCACCGGTGGCCAACTGCCAGTGGCCAAATTACAACAGAATGTCGCCAACAATGGAACTGGTATGCAACAG GTGTGCGTGGCGATGGGCGAGGGCGGCGTGCAGTACATGCGCGCGCTGGAGGGCGGCGCGCTGCAGGCCGCGCCGCAGCTCATCTCCGTGCCCATCGCGCTGCCCGGCGCCAAGCCTG GTGACCCACAACCGACGGTGCAGATCCAAGTGCTCAACCCCAATATACTGCAAGCGCAGCAGCAACCCAAGTACCAGATGCAAATACCCATACAGGGATTCCAACAAG GTGGTGCGGTGTTGACAGTCGCTTACTCTCCAGAGACGAACGAAACTGGGAGCATACAGCTAGTCGGACAGGGCACTTTGGGAGACG GTCTGCAAGTATTGGCGGCGTTACCACCGGAGATGCAGCTGGTACAACCCTCGCAGACACAAGACAACAAGGACCATATACAACAGAATATGCATCAG GTGTACATAACGCCGAACAACCAGATAATAATCAACGCGCCTGAGAGCAAGCCGTTGAACAACAACACGACATCTGACAACAATAACTCGGGACCCATGGATATTATCATTAAAGAGGAGTGTGATGAGACCACTAATGACGAT GAGAGCTCGCAGGGCACGGAGGGCGGCGACACGTGGCAGATGTGTCCGCAGCAGGACCTCGTCAAGTACCTCAACACCTTGCCGCCACAG CAAGCACAAGCGCTCCCGGTATCTCTGCAGCAGTTCCTGCGACTGAACCCCGCGGAAGCCAAGAAGTCTGACCCCGTGGTGGAGATAGAAGTCGACATGGACTCGCAGGTCAAGTCCGAAGAACCGGTCGCCGAGGCTGTGCTCAGCGAAG ACGGAACCATAAGAATACTaggcaagaagaagaagaaatacaAGAAGAAGCCGCCGAAGCCAGCTCGGCCGAAGCCAGGACAGGTGGTCATAGCCACCGCGCTGGACGGCTCGCCCATCTTCTGCTGCCCCGAGTGTCAGATGGCCTACCCGGAGAAGGAGCAACTCGAAATACATTTGATTGCCCACAAGATTGAGAGGCGGTTTATATGTGGGATTTGTGGAGCTGG CCTAAAGCGCAAGGAGCACTTGGAGCGGCACAAGCTGGGCCACAACCCCGAGCGGCCCTACGTGTGCGGGGTCTGTCGCAAGGGCTTCAAGCGCCGCGAGCACCTCAACCTGCACACCGTCATACACTCCGGCGTCAAGACAGAGATGTGCACCGAGTGCGGGAAAG GTTTCTACCGCAAGGACCACCTGCGCAAGCACACCCGCTCTCACGAGAGCAAGCGCGCGCGGGACGAGGCCGCCGCCGACGCGCCCGCCGTCACGTCCAATGCAGCGAACACTACCAACAGTATCATGCCCGAGATTACTATACAT ATACCAACAAGTTCGAACTCCCAAATGCCAGTCCAAATCAACATCCCGCAACACGTGGTATCATCCTTAGCCGCCAGCCAAcaacagcaacaacaacaacaacaacaacaacaacaacagcagcaACAACAGCAACAACACGCAGAGAACACCCTGGACGCGTTGTTGGCGCAGCACTCGTGA